One genomic segment of Salinigranum rubrum includes these proteins:
- a CDS encoding DUF3054 domain-containing protein has product MATSTGSFLDGRIVTAALPLAVGDVLVLALLLSLGTARHNGFAYLTENPVGLALTLLPFLVGWVVAAPLVGAYSAGAAESAKAAIPLGIRSWVVADVIGIVLRVVLPFDATGGLLPLAIFFGVTLVVGVVGLGVWRWLYFKLR; this is encoded by the coding sequence ATGGCAACCTCGACAGGGTCGTTCCTGGACGGGCGCATCGTCACGGCCGCGCTGCCCCTGGCGGTGGGGGACGTGCTGGTACTGGCGCTGTTGCTGTCGCTCGGGACGGCGCGGCACAACGGCTTCGCGTATCTCACGGAGAACCCGGTCGGCCTCGCACTGACGCTCCTCCCGTTCCTCGTCGGCTGGGTCGTCGCCGCTCCCCTCGTCGGCGCGTACTCGGCGGGCGCGGCGGAGTCGGCGAAGGCCGCCATCCCGCTCGGCATCCGTTCGTGGGTCGTCGCCGACGTCATCGGCATCGTCCTCCGGGTGGTCCTCCCGTTCGACGCGACCGGCGGGCTGCTGCCGCTGGCTATCTTCTTCGGCGTCACGCTCGTCGTCGGCGTCGTCGGTCTCGGCGTCTGGCGCTGGCTCTACTTCAAGCTCCGCTGA
- a CDS encoding DUF4440 domain-containing protein yields MTETDSSLVEQCRREVDELHAFFELWFVGELPQQRTELRRFEGVLAEDFRMIQPSGLTRSRDGIVADVFDAHGAHEDVTVETSTFEPRVVGETCLGTYEEWQTTGEERTGRVATVLFRRAEGTPNGVEWVHLHETWLAE; encoded by the coding sequence ATGACCGAGACCGACTCTTCGCTCGTCGAGCAGTGTCGGCGGGAGGTCGACGAACTGCACGCCTTCTTCGAACTCTGGTTCGTCGGCGAACTCCCGCAGCAGCGAACCGAACTGCGCCGGTTCGAGGGAGTGCTCGCCGAGGACTTCCGAATGATACAACCCTCGGGGCTGACCAGAAGCCGAGACGGCATCGTCGCGGACGTCTTCGACGCCCACGGGGCGCACGAGGACGTCACGGTCGAGACGTCGACGTTCGAGCCGCGCGTCGTCGGCGAGACCTGCCTCGGGACGTACGAGGAGTGGCAGACCACGGGAGAGGAGCGAACCGGCCGGGTCGCGACAGTGCTGTTCCGTCGCGCGGAGGGGACGCCGAACGGGGTCGAGTGGGTTCACCTCCACGAGACGTGGCTGGCGGAGTGA
- a CDS encoding AAA domain-containing protein, with protein MNVRGRVLDVGDVKTVNTQYGESDLVELTVRPADGDPLGVTLWGKWTETADYAEPGMELLVTDAEEKEYRGETTYSTSGESYVVLEPDFLVDVTDVRSWVQCPRMYYLNKLSGIPLNYPVVKGTIVHEVFGDLLRGMDLEASIEDRVAEAGLDIGLLGREATEVADEVRRNAAAIEGWLAQGTLSQADEWRSEYTLISPTFGMKGRADAIRRGSPVELKTGKNLKRDPRFQDKIQAAAYALMLADSGEEAPDTGTLLYTKNTALERVEESGDLSPAKDFSIGPGLLKYVVRTRNEIAAMEFATDVPTGYEANAKCEYCFEQDTCMVVSGRLDQESKAGQIGTAIPEDERAYFERMYEDLEAERREVHREYRKIWEQTGEERAADDRALVDLEPLDQRERDDGRWELRAKKASDAVSKLREGDVALASDGDPVRGHAELCRIERLGSEVVVTTDEPVELRRLDVYPSEITISRLLTALHDALLKGDQRRKDVLFGRAEPEFREKRETYIDNNASQNAAVNRAVNAEDIALVHGPPGTGKTYTIARTVRALVERGDRVLLSAFTNRAVDNALEALRDQGFEEAVRVGSETGVREDMHDIRLRERGDPAELASRFRGAPVVAATTAACGSRALREQSFDVALVDEASQLTEPGTLAAVNLADRFVLVGDHKQLPPVVRAETDLRTSLFQRLVERYPEASVMLDRQYRMAQRIQAFSSKRFYDNRLRPASGDVAAQRLSDLPGVAPDRLPSDLRDQVSFVDPDGRREGNANPVEADRVAEVVEAFLGAGVERGDIGVIAPFRAQVAEISRRVDVTVDTVDRFQGSAKEVIVISFVACGTLDGPIFEDHRRVNVALTRAKKALVLVGDTDALSSEPFYAEMLAWARAGQRVGQAD; from the coding sequence GTGAACGTTCGCGGTCGGGTCCTCGACGTCGGCGACGTGAAGACGGTGAACACGCAGTACGGCGAGAGCGACCTCGTCGAACTCACCGTCCGCCCCGCCGACGGCGACCCTCTCGGCGTGACGCTCTGGGGGAAGTGGACCGAGACGGCCGACTACGCCGAACCGGGGATGGAGCTTCTCGTCACCGACGCCGAGGAGAAGGAGTACCGCGGGGAGACCACCTACTCGACGTCGGGCGAGTCGTACGTCGTGCTCGAACCGGACTTCCTCGTCGACGTGACCGACGTCCGCTCGTGGGTGCAGTGCCCGCGGATGTACTACCTGAACAAGCTCTCGGGGATTCCGCTGAACTACCCGGTCGTGAAGGGGACCATCGTCCACGAGGTGTTCGGCGACCTCCTCCGCGGGATGGACCTGGAGGCGTCAATCGAGGACCGAGTCGCGGAGGCCGGTCTCGACATCGGTCTGCTGGGTCGAGAGGCGACCGAGGTGGCGGACGAGGTGCGGCGCAACGCCGCCGCCATCGAGGGGTGGCTGGCGCAGGGCACGCTCTCGCAGGCGGACGAGTGGCGCTCGGAGTACACGCTCATCTCGCCGACGTTCGGGATGAAGGGACGCGCTGACGCCATCCGGCGCGGGTCGCCGGTCGAACTGAAGACGGGGAAGAACCTCAAGCGCGACCCGCGCTTTCAGGACAAGATTCAGGCCGCCGCCTACGCGCTGATGCTCGCCGACTCTGGAGAGGAGGCCCCCGACACGGGAACCCTGCTGTACACGAAGAACACGGCGCTCGAACGCGTCGAGGAGAGCGGTGACCTCTCGCCCGCGAAGGACTTCTCCATCGGTCCCGGCCTCCTGAAGTACGTCGTTCGAACGAGAAACGAGATCGCGGCCATGGAGTTCGCGACCGACGTCCCCACCGGGTACGAGGCCAACGCGAAGTGCGAGTACTGCTTCGAGCAGGACACCTGCATGGTCGTCTCCGGCCGTCTCGACCAGGAGTCGAAAGCCGGGCAGATCGGGACCGCCATCCCCGAGGACGAGCGGGCGTACTTCGAGCGGATGTACGAGGACCTCGAAGCCGAGCGCCGCGAAGTCCACCGCGAGTACCGGAAGATCTGGGAACAAACCGGAGAAGAGCGGGCGGCCGACGACCGGGCGCTCGTCGACCTCGAACCGCTCGATCAGCGAGAACGCGACGACGGCCGGTGGGAGCTTCGAGCGAAGAAGGCGAGCGACGCGGTCTCGAAACTCCGCGAGGGTGACGTCGCGCTCGCTTCCGACGGCGACCCCGTCCGCGGTCACGCCGAACTCTGTCGCATCGAGCGCCTCGGGAGCGAGGTGGTCGTGACGACCGACGAACCGGTCGAACTCCGGCGGCTGGACGTGTACCCCTCCGAGATCACGATTTCGCGGCTGCTCACCGCCCTCCACGACGCCCTCCTGAAAGGCGACCAGCGGCGGAAGGACGTCCTGTTCGGGCGGGCCGAGCCCGAATTCCGGGAGAAGCGGGAGACGTACATCGACAACAACGCCTCGCAGAACGCGGCGGTGAACCGCGCGGTGAACGCCGAGGACATCGCGCTCGTCCACGGCCCGCCGGGGACGGGCAAGACCTACACCATCGCGCGGACGGTGCGGGCGCTCGTCGAGCGCGGCGACCGCGTCCTCCTCTCGGCGTTCACCAACCGCGCGGTCGACAACGCGCTCGAAGCCCTCCGCGACCAGGGGTTCGAAGAGGCGGTTCGCGTGGGCAGCGAGACGGGCGTCCGCGAGGACATGCACGACATCCGGCTCCGAGAGCGCGGCGACCCCGCGGAACTCGCGTCGAGATTCAGAGGCGCCCCGGTCGTCGCGGCGACCACCGCCGCCTGCGGGTCTCGCGCGCTCCGCGAGCAGTCGTTCGACGTCGCGCTCGTCGACGAGGCCTCGCAACTGACCGAGCCAGGTACGCTCGCGGCCGTCAACCTCGCCGACCGGTTCGTCCTCGTCGGCGACCACAAACAGCTTCCGCCGGTCGTCCGCGCCGAGACCGACCTGCGGACGTCGCTCTTTCAGCGACTCGTCGAGCGCTACCCCGAGGCGTCGGTGATGCTCGACCGCCAGTACAGAATGGCCCAGCGCATCCAGGCGTTCTCCTCGAAGCGCTTCTACGACAACAGACTCCGCCCCGCCTCCGGCGACGTGGCCGCCCAGCGGCTCTCTGACCTGCCGGGTGTCGCCCCGGACCGACTCCCCTCCGACCTCAGAGACCAGGTGTCGTTCGTCGACCCCGACGGACGGCGCGAGGGCAACGCCAACCCCGTCGAGGCCGACCGGGTCGCCGAGGTGGTCGAGGCGTTCCTCGGCGCCGGGGTCGAGAGGGGGGACATCGGCGTCATCGCCCCGTTCCGGGCGCAGGTGGCCGAGATCAGTCGACGAGTGGACGTGACGGTCGACACCGTCGACCGCTTCCAGGGGTCCGCGAAGGAGGTCATCGTCATCTCGTTCGTCGCGTGCGGGACGCTCGACGGCCCCATCTTCGAGGACCACCGGCGGGTGAACGTCGCGCTCACGCGCGCGAAGAAGGCACTCGTCCTCGTCGGCGACACCGACGCGCTCTCGTCGGAGCCCTTCTACGCGGAGATGCTCGCGTGGGCACGCGCGGGCCAGCGGGTCGGACAGGCGGACTAG